Proteins encoded by one window of Yamadazyma tenuis chromosome 2, complete sequence:
- a CDS encoding uncharacterized protein (COG:P; EggNog:ENOG503NXPC) yields MEPEGQTKKRRVLAACVKCKSRKKKCDGKLPSCSVCQSLGIPCVYSETNLQVYQTSMIQQIDKINQLEDSMRSLNEELAMLKSGILNSQVNESTNYQEKLQAQAFVDPLLALVKHPPSESLYIGPSAVISKVHAIRKILTNDKDIIKNPLYQIKHKPIEEVREYPPAKGTEDLFVECYLTFSRNRYHFIEKSDVTKIFSKTPLTRDKWETFVTYIVLANGCRMAELAKLAMSPSPKFYFEKAFEMLGQLPVLNPMQQIQVCMSLALYLHYSYDYLNPFVMNVWELSGMAIRKMVQLGYHKARPIDLKTCIQVELEKRLFWSVYAFDRLLTLSLGRPASLPDSEIEVPFPLSLESVDEFSNELILQWQQQQESEADFKLPVTSITYLVETCRVRAIESRINNFAYGEKSQDQEDFNTINNSLEAWISNVPSRKEFSEGLRNEVPFDYLLLLYHRAKLFLLLPKITSSVKTDVANRHSILLQTLTASGGICKAFKKIQRDSIFGFSTFSLHTIFLAGVTLIYCIWAMERPPYIKAHNDLRACSNLLYSFSERASEAEIYRVLFENLAESILYNADVEEPTHEEEQLSNDNLDIQLITEDLFDDSRLDLNFTFDEDFWTKLDSKLTTKLT; encoded by the coding sequence ATGGGAAGCTTCCTTCCTGTTCGGTATGTCAGTCCTTGGGAATACCCTGTGTGTACTCGGAAACGAACCTCCAAGTATATCAAACTAGTATGATTCAGCAGATCGACAAGATAAATCAACTCGAGGACCTGATGAGAAGTTTGAACGAAGAGTTAGCGATGTTGAAATCAGGCATTTTGAACTCTCAAGTTAACGAGTCTACAAACTACCAGGAAAAGCTACAGGCACAAGCATTCGTGGATCCTTTGTTGGCTCTTGTAAAGCATCCTCCCAGCGAAAGCTTGTACATTGGGCCATCTGCTGTTATCTCTAAAGTTCATGCCATTCGGAAGATTCTCACCAATGACAaggatatcatcaagaatcCATTGtaccaaatcaaacacaaGCCCATTGAAGAGGTACGTGAATATCCCCCCGCAAAGGGCACAGAAGACTTATTTGTTGAATGTTATTTGACATTTTCTAGAAACAGATACcatttcattgaaaaatcAGATGTCACAAAGATATTCAGTAAGACACCCTTGACAAGAGACAAGTGGGAAACATTTGTGACCTATATTGTTTTGGCCAATGGGTGTAGGATGGCagaattggccaaattAGCCATGCTGCCCTCTCCAAAATTCTATTTTGAAAAGGCGTTTGAGATGCTTGGTCAGCTACCAGTTTTGAATCCAATGCAACAGATCCAAGTTTGTATGTCCCTTGCGTTGTATCTACATTACAGCTATGATTATCTCAACCCATTTGTCATGAATGTATGGGAGCTTTCCGGGATGGCCATAAGAAAAATGGTTCAATTGGGTTATCATAAAGCCAGACCCATAGATTTGAAAACATGTATACAAGTGGAGCTTGAAAAGAGACTCTTTTGGTCTGTGTATGCGTTTGACCGACTTCTTACTCTTTCTTTGGGTCGTCCAGCTTCCCTTCCTGATTCAGAAATAGAAGTACCCTTCCCATTGAGTCTCGAGAGTGTGGATGAATTCTCAAATGAACTAATACTTCAAtggcaacaacaacaagaatcGGAAGCTGACTTTAAGCTTCCTGTAACTTCTATAACATACCTCGTTGAAACATGCCGAGTCAGGGCCATTGAGAGCAGGATTAATAATTTTGCCTATGGGGAAAAATCACAGGATCAGGAAGATTTCAATACGATAAACAACTCATTGGAAGCGTGGATTTCCAACGTTCCATCTAGAAAGGAGTTTAGTGAAGGATTAAGAAACGAAGTGCCGTTTGACTACTTGCTTCTTCTATACCACAGagccaagttgttcttgcTATTACCCAAGATTACATCTTCGGTAAAGACTGATGTTGCAAACAGACACTCAATATTGTTGCAGACACTAACAGCTTCAGGAGGCATTTGTAAGGCattcaagaagattcaaAGGGACTCCATTTTTGGATTCAGTACGTTTTCTTTGCACACGATTTTCTTGGCCGGTGTGACATTAATATACTGTATTTGGGCAATGGAAAGACCTCCATACATTAAAGCTCACAACGATTTGAGGGCATGTTCCAATCTTCTCTATTCTTTCTCCGAAAGAGCCAGTGAAGCAGAAATATATCGGGTGTTGTTCGAAAACTTGGCTGAAAGCATCTTGTACAATGctgatgttgaagagcCAACACACGAAGAAGAACAGTTGAGCAACGATAACTTGGATATACAGCTTATAACAGAAGACTTGTTTGATGATAGTAGACTTGATCTCAACTTCACATTTGACGAGGATTTCTGGACGAAGTTAGATTCAAAACTCACTACTAAGCTAACGTGA